In Massilia antarctica, the following are encoded in one genomic region:
- a CDS encoding ArsR/SmtB family transcription factor, whose product MENKNALAALAALAQESRLAVFRLLIEAGPGGMAPGQIGERLGIPPSSLSFHLKELTHAGLIAPTQSGRYLIYAAHMPTMHALIGFLTENCCGGNPCGPDAGPALA is encoded by the coding sequence ATGGAAAACAAGAATGCATTGGCGGCCCTGGCCGCGCTGGCCCAGGAATCGCGGCTGGCGGTGTTCCGCCTGCTGATCGAGGCGGGGCCGGGCGGCATGGCGCCGGGGCAGATTGGCGAGCGGCTCGGCATTCCACCATCGTCGCTATCGTTCCACCTCAAGGAGTTGACTCATGCCGGGCTGATCGCACCGACCCAGAGCGGGCGCTACCTGATCTACGCGGCCCATATGCCGACCATGCATGCGCTGATCGGCTTTTTGACCGAGAACTGCTGCGGCGGCAATCCCTGCGGGCCGGACGCCGGCCCCGCGCTGGCATGA
- the bla gene encoding class A beta-lactamase, with the protein MTSSLLFSPRRRALLAAGACAPLLAGCVLPYCPVPVSAPVTGAHPRLAALEKAAGGRLGMAALDTGNGRQVGHRADQRFPMCSTFKAIAAAAILAHGKNVPGLLAQRVRYTKADLVTYSPITEQELETGMTVAELCAATIQYSDNAAANLLMKLIGGPAGVTAFARSVGDTTFRLDRWETELNTAIPGDPRDTTTPQAMATLLRRVALDDGLAPAQRDQLQEWMRGNTTGAARIRAGVPAGWAVADKTGTGAYGSSNDIGIVFPPKGAPVVLALYYTQAAPDAKANSEILAAATRIVMEDFKRV; encoded by the coding sequence ATGACTTCTTCGCTTCTCTTTTCGCCGCGCCGGCGCGCCTTGCTGGCTGCTGGCGCCTGCGCTCCCCTGCTCGCGGGCTGCGTTTTACCGTACTGCCCGGTCCCGGTATCGGCCCCCGTCACCGGGGCGCATCCGCGCCTGGCGGCGCTCGAAAAGGCTGCCGGCGGACGCTTGGGCATGGCCGCGCTCGATACCGGCAACGGCCGGCAGGTCGGGCATCGCGCCGACCAGCGCTTTCCGATGTGCAGCACCTTCAAGGCGATCGCCGCCGCCGCCATCCTCGCGCATGGCAAGAACGTGCCCGGCTTGCTGGCGCAGCGGGTGCGCTACACCAAGGCCGATCTGGTGACCTATTCCCCGATTACCGAGCAAGAGCTGGAGACGGGCATGACGGTGGCCGAACTGTGCGCGGCGACCATCCAGTACAGCGACAACGCGGCCGCCAACCTGCTCATGAAACTCATCGGCGGCCCGGCCGGCGTGACCGCGTTCGCGCGCAGCGTGGGCGATACCACGTTCCGGCTGGACCGCTGGGAAACCGAGCTCAACACGGCGATTCCGGGCGATCCGCGCGACACCACCACGCCGCAGGCGATGGCGACCCTGCTGCGCCGCGTGGCGCTCGACGACGGCTTGGCGCCGGCGCAGCGCGACCAGTTGCAGGAATGGATGCGCGGCAACACGACCGGCGCGGCACGCATCCGTGCTGGTGTGCCGGCCGGCTGGGCGGTGGCCGACAAGACCGGTACCGGCGCCTATGGTTCGAGCAACGATATCGGCATCGTGTTTCCGCCCAAGGGCGCGCCGGTCGTGCTGGCCTTGTACTACACCCAGGCCGCGCCGGACGCCAAGGCCAATAGCGAGATCCTGGCCGCGGCAACCCGGATCGTGATGGAGGACTTCAAGCGCGTGTGA
- a CDS encoding Spy/CpxP family protein refolding chaperone has product MNFHKHSHHSHAHPEGEHGPKRRGRRWLIGAAFGLAAGAMSLAGASFASEGRGMCGHRGHFAAMDPADAAKHIDKMVEHLLKDGTAEQKARLSAIVKSAFADLQPTYREHKASRDKAHALLSAPTVDRVALEQLRVEEVARLDTASKRILDAVADAADVLTPEQRVRFAGHMKNRMQ; this is encoded by the coding sequence ATGAATTTCCATAAACATTCGCATCACTCCCACGCCCATCCTGAGGGCGAGCACGGCCCGAAACGGCGCGGCCGCCGCTGGCTGATCGGCGCCGCCTTCGGGCTGGCCGCCGGCGCCATGTCCCTGGCCGGCGCCAGCTTCGCCAGCGAAGGGCGCGGCATGTGCGGCCATCGCGGCCATTTCGCGGCGATGGACCCGGCCGACGCCGCCAAACACATCGACAAGATGGTCGAGCACCTCCTGAAAGATGGCACGGCCGAGCAAAAGGCGCGCCTGTCCGCCATCGTCAAATCCGCCTTTGCCGACCTGCAACCGACGTACCGCGAACACAAGGCCAGCCGCGACAAGGCCCACGCGCTGCTGTCGGCCCCCACCGTCGACCGGGTTGCCCTGGAACAGTTGCGGGTGGAAGAAGTGGCGCGGCTCGACACGGCCAGCAAGCGCATCCTGGACGCGGTGGCGGACGCGGCCGACGTGCTCACACCAGAGCAGCGTGTGCGCTTTGCC
- a CDS encoding aquaporin, translating into MTLGPALGRRMVAEGLGSAFLLALVVGSGIMAERLAGGNVALALLANAIATGAGLAALILTFGAVSGAHFNPLVSLSAAWQGQLPTAQVLPYIAAQLTGAFAGVMAAHAMFDLPLLSASLHVRTGPSQWWSEFVASFGLLGVIIGCSRSRPGATPFAVAAYITAAYWFTGSTSFANPALTLARAASATFAGIRPADAPAFILAQLAGAGAATLLFRWLYRTVPDAASS; encoded by the coding sequence ATGACCCTGGGGCCCGCCTTGGGGCGCCGCATGGTGGCGGAAGGGCTGGGCAGCGCCTTCCTGTTGGCGCTCGTGGTCGGTTCCGGCATCATGGCCGAGCGCCTGGCGGGTGGCAATGTGGCGCTGGCGCTGCTGGCCAATGCCATCGCGACCGGGGCCGGGCTGGCGGCGCTGATCCTCACCTTCGGCGCCGTCTCGGGCGCGCATTTCAATCCGCTGGTGAGCTTGTCGGCGGCCTGGCAAGGGCAGTTGCCGACGGCCCAGGTGCTGCCCTACATCGCGGCGCAGCTGACCGGCGCCTTCGCCGGGGTGATGGCCGCGCATGCCATGTTCGACCTGCCGCTGCTGTCCGCGTCGCTGCATGTGCGCACCGGCCCGTCCCAGTGGTGGAGCGAATTCGTGGCCAGTTTCGGCTTGCTCGGGGTCATTATCGGCTGTTCGCGCAGCCGCCCGGGCGCCACGCCGTTCGCCGTGGCCGCCTACATCACGGCCGCTTACTGGTTCACCGGATCGACCTCGTTCGCCAATCCGGCGCTGACCCTGGCACGCGCGGCCAGCGCTACCTTCGCCGGCATCCGGCCGGCCGACGCGCCCGCTTTCATCCTGGCCCAACTGGCGGGCGCGGGCGCGGCAACCTTGCTGTTCCGCTGGCTATACCGGACCGTGCCCGATGCCGCCTCATCTTGA
- a CDS encoding arsenate reductase ArsC — protein sequence MKNVLFLCTGNSCRSILAEATFNHLAPPGWHAMSAGSKPTGEVHPRSLALLAREGIASAGYHSKSWDSLALTPDIVITVCASAAGESCPAYLGPVLRAHWGVDDPAHASGSEAQIDASFMRAYATLRARIEALLALPAATLDGAPDALKRELDRIAALHG from the coding sequence ATGAAAAACGTCTTGTTCCTCTGCACCGGCAACTCGTGCCGCTCGATCCTGGCCGAAGCGACCTTCAACCATCTGGCGCCGCCCGGCTGGCATGCGATGAGCGCCGGCAGCAAGCCGACCGGCGAGGTGCATCCGCGCTCGCTGGCCCTGCTGGCGCGCGAAGGCATCGCCAGCGCGGGGTATCACAGCAAGTCGTGGGACAGCCTGGCGCTCACGCCCGATATCGTCATCACGGTGTGCGCCAGCGCGGCCGGGGAAAGCTGTCCCGCCTACCTGGGACCGGTGCTGCGCGCGCACTGGGGCGTGGACGATCCGGCCCATGCCAGCGGCAGCGAAGCGCAGATCGACGCCAGCTTCATGCGGGCGTATGCCACCTTGCGCGCGCGCATCGAGGCGCTGTTGGCGCTGCCCGCGGCGACCCTGGACGGCGCGCCCGATGCCCTGAAACGCGAACTTGACCGGATCGCTGCCTTGCACGGATAA
- a CDS encoding cache domain-containing protein — MKSESFRLTIFHKLVITLLAVSLIPLLGVWYAGSSQARSDAAATSSQQLMMTANGIATGITGWDEANVRALRQTAKLDDIRSMDPVRQTPILRTMGESYEWAFVVFTIEPTGENIARSDDKPLTRFGERSYFQAAMKGEVSSRQVLISKSTGRPALTVAVPIRNAMGGTVGVLAMAMKLDDISRVIKDTRIGETGYAILLDADNKVIASGRPDQATDAVQDMSNYAALKIDGISEQPTVYVSGDKRVVGYSRKLPQGWTLLVEQDYAEAYAALERIETGARVLIVLTAVLVVGVAAFVAKQLTMPINQLILVAEQLSKGEFAESIPGTLRGDEIGSLARAIERLGISIQMAISRLSRRA, encoded by the coding sequence ATGAAATCCGAATCGTTCCGCCTGACTATTTTTCACAAGCTGGTGATCACCTTGCTGGCGGTATCGCTCATTCCGCTGCTGGGCGTCTGGTACGCGGGCAGCAGCCAGGCGCGCTCCGACGCGGCCGCGACCAGTTCGCAGCAACTGATGATGACCGCCAACGGCATCGCCACCGGCATTACCGGCTGGGACGAAGCCAACGTGCGCGCCTTGCGCCAGACCGCCAAGCTCGACGACATCCGCAGCATGGACCCGGTGCGCCAGACCCCCATCCTGCGCACCATGGGCGAGAGTTACGAATGGGCCTTCGTGGTCTTCACCATCGAGCCGACCGGCGAGAACATCGCGCGCAGCGACGACAAGCCGCTGACCCGCTTCGGCGAACGCAGCTATTTTCAGGCGGCCATGAAGGGCGAGGTATCGAGCCGCCAGGTACTGATCAGCAAGTCGACCGGCCGTCCCGCCCTGACCGTGGCGGTACCGATCCGCAACGCCATGGGCGGCACGGTGGGCGTGCTGGCCATGGCCATGAAGCTGGACGATATTTCCCGGGTTATCAAGGACACCCGCATCGGCGAGACCGGCTATGCGATCCTGCTCGACGCCGACAACAAGGTGATCGCCTCGGGCCGGCCCGACCAGGCCACCGACGCGGTCCAGGACATGAGCAACTATGCGGCCCTCAAGATCGATGGCATCAGCGAGCAGCCGACCGTGTACGTGTCGGGCGACAAGCGGGTGGTCGGCTACTCGCGCAAACTGCCGCAGGGCTGGACCCTGCTGGTGGAACAGGATTATGCCGAAGCCTACGCCGCGCTGGAACGCATCGAAACCGGCGCGCGCGTGCTGATCGTGCTGACCGCCGTGCTGGTGGTGGGCGTGGCCGCCTTCGTGGCCAAACAGTTGACGATGCCGATCAACCAGCTGATCCTGGTGGCGGAACAGCTGAGCAAGGGCGAGTTCGCGGAGAGCATTCCCGGCACCCTGCGCGGCGATGAAATCGGTTCGCTGGCGCGCGCCATCGAACGGCTGGGCATCAGCATCCAGATGGCCATCAGCCGGCTGAGCCGCAGAGCATGA